A region of Diceros bicornis minor isolate mBicDic1 chromosome 31, mDicBic1.mat.cur, whole genome shotgun sequence DNA encodes the following proteins:
- the EPS8L2 gene encoding epidermal growth factor receptor kinase substrate 8-like protein 2 isoform X1 yields MSQLGSVSYSPGAANGSLGRSDGVAKMSAKDLFEQRKKYSNSNVIMHETSQYHVQHLATFIMDKSEAIVSVDDAIRKLVQLSSKEKIWTQEMLLQVNDKSLRLLDVETQEELENFPLPTVRHSQTVLNQLRYPSVLLLVCQDSEQNKPDIHFFHCDEVEAELVHEDIESALADCRLGKKMRPQTLKGHQEKIRQRLSVLPPPQGPAPIPFQRHGGDSPSPKNRVGLPLPLSEPSFRRRESQDEEPRALLAQKIEKETQILNCALDDIEWFVARLHKASEAFKQLNQRKKGKKKGKKGPAEGVLTLRARPPSEAEFVDCFQKIKLAINLLAKLQKHIQNPSAAELVHFLFGPLDLIVSTCGGPNIAHSVSSPLLSREAVGFLRGHLVPKEMALWESLGETWTRPRSEWPREPQVPLYVPKFRNSWEPPLDVLQEAPWEVEGLASAPSDEPTPVSRQSFRNSQKHGFIPEPTSLGDVSPPHSHRGYAPAPAMAKYVRVLYDFTARNATELSVLKDEVLEVLDDGHQWWKLRNRSGQAGYVPCNILDETRLEDAPPEQAGLKYWGPASPTHKLPPSFAGNKDELIHHMDEVNDELIKKISHIKAQPPRPFRMERTQPVSLPLTYESGPDEVRAWLEAKAFSARIVENLGILTGPQLFSLNKDELKKVCGEEGNRVYSQLTVQKAFLEKQQGGSELEELMNKFHSKNQRRMEES; encoded by the exons ATGAGCCAGTTGGGGTCCGTGAGCTACAGCCCAGGTGCCGCCAA TGGCAGCCTGGGCCGGTCTGACGGTGTGGCAAAGATGAGTGCCAAGGACCTGTTTG AACAGAGGAAGAAGTATTCCAACTCCAACGTCATCATGCATGAGACCTCCCAGTACCACGTCCAG CACTTGGCTACGTTCATCATGGACAAGAGTGAGGCCATCGTGTCTGTGGACGACGCCATCCGGAAGCTGGTGCAGCTGAGCTCCAAGGAGAAGATCTGGACGCAGGAGATGCTGCTGCAGGTCAACGACAAGTCACTGCGGCTGCTGGACGTGGAGACCCAG gaggaGCTGGAGAACTTCCCGCTGCCGACCGTGCGGCACAGCCAGACGGTGCTGAACCAGCTGCGCTACCCGTCCGTGCTGCTGCTCGTGTGCCAGGACTCGGAGCAGAACAAGCCCGACATCCACTTCTTCCACTGCGACGAGGTGGAG GCCGAGCTGGTGCACGAGGACATCGAGAGCGCGCTGGCCGACTGCCGGCTGGGGAAGAAGATGCGGCCGCAGACCCTGAA GGGCCACCAGGAGAAGATCCGGCAGCGGCTGTCGGTCCTGCCTCCCCCGCAGGGCCCGGCCCCCATCCCCTTCCAGCGCCACGGCGGGGACTCCCCTTCCCCCAAGAACCGAGTGGGCCTGCCGCTGCCGCTCAGCGAGCCAA GCTTCCGCCGTCGGGAGTCTCAGGACGAGGAGCCGCGGGCCCTGCTGGCTCAGAAGATAGAGAAGGAGACG CAAATCCTCAACTGCGCCCTGGACGACATCGAGTGGTTCGTGGCTCGGCTGCACAAGGCGTCCGAGGCTTTCAAGCAGCTGAACCAGCgcaagaaggggaagaagaagggGAAGAAGGGGCCAGCAG AGGGCGTTCTCACGCTGCGGGCACGGCCCCCCTCCGAGGCTGAGTTTGTGGACTGTTTCCAGAAAATCAAGCTGGCCATCAACCTGCTT gccaAGCTGCAGAAACACATCCAGAACCCGAGTGCGGCAGAACTCGTGCACTTCCTCTTCGGGCCTCTGGACCTG ATCGTCAGCACCTGTGGTGGCCCCAACATCGCACACTCCGTGTCCAGCCCCCTGCTCTCCCGAGAGGCCGTGGGCTTCCTGCGTGGCCACCTGGTCCCCAAGGAGATGGCACTGTGGGAGTCACTGGGGGAGACCTGGACACGCCCCCG CTCCGAGTGGCCACGGGAGCCGCAGGTGCCTCTCTACGTGCCCAAGTTCCGCAACAGCTGGGAGCCCCCCCTGGACGTGCTGCAGGAGGCTCCCTGGGAAGTAGAGGGGCTGGCGTCCGCCCCCAGTGACGAG CCCACTCCAGTGAGCCGACAGTCCTTTCGAAACTCCCAGAAACACGGCTTCATACCTGAGCCCACATCCCTGGGAGATGTCAGCCCCCCACATTCTCACAG GGGCTACGCGCCCGCACCAGCCATGGCCAAGTACGTCCGCGTGCTCTATGACTTCACGGCCCGCAATGCCACCGAGCTGTCCGTGCTCAAGGACGAGGTCCTGGAG GTGCTGGATGACGGCCACCAGTGGTGGAAGCTTCGCAATCGCAGCGGCCAGGCGGGCTACGTGCCCTGCAACATCCTGGACGAGACCCGGCTGGAGGACGCCCCCCCGGAGCAG GCCGGTCTGAAATACTGGGGTCCTGCCAGTCCGACCCACAAGCTGCCCCCAAGCTTCGCTGGGAACAAAGATG AGCTGATCCACCATATGGACGAGGTCAACGACGAGCTCATCAAGAAGATCAGCCACATCAAGGCGCAGCCGCCACGGCCCTTCCGCATGGAGCGCACCCAGCCCGTGAGCCTGCCGCTCACCTACGAGTCAGGCCCCGATGAGGTCCGCGCCTGGCTGGAGGCCAAGGCCTTCAGCGCCCG GATCGTGGAGAACCTGGGCATCCTGACAGGACCCCAGCTCTTCTCGCTCAACAAAGATGAGCTGAAGAAGGTGTGCGGGGAGGAGGGCAACCGCGTGTACAGCCAGCTCACCGTGCAGAAGGCCTTCCTGGAG AAGCAGCAAGGCGGGTCGGAGCTGGAGGAACTCATGAACAAGTTCCATTCCAAGAACCAGAGAAGGATGGAGGAGAGCTAG
- the EPS8L2 gene encoding epidermal growth factor receptor kinase substrate 8-like protein 2 isoform X3: MHETSQYHVQHLATFIMDKSEAIVSVDDAIRKLVQLSSKEKIWTQEMLLQVNDKSLRLLDVETQEELENFPLPTVRHSQTVLNQLRYPSVLLLVCQDSEQNKPDIHFFHCDEVEAELVHEDIESALADCRLGKKMRPQTLKGHQEKIRQRLSVLPPPQGPAPIPFQRHGGDSPSPKNRVGLPLPLSEPSFRRRESQDEEPRALLAQKIEKETQILNCALDDIEWFVARLHKASEAFKQLNQRKKGKKKGKKGPAEGVLTLRARPPSEAEFVDCFQKIKLAINLLAKLQKHIQNPSAAELVHFLFGPLDLIVSTCGGPNIAHSVSSPLLSREAVGFLRGHLVPKEMALWESLGETWTRPRSEWPREPQVPLYVPKFRNSWEPPLDVLQEAPWEVEGLASAPSDEPTPVSRQSFRNSQKHGFIPEPTSLGDVSPPHSHRGYAPAPAMAKYVRVLYDFTARNATELSVLKDEVLEVLDDGHQWWKLRNRSGQAGYVPCNILDETRLEDAPPEQAGLKYWGPASPTHKLPPSFAGNKDELIHHMDEVNDELIKKISHIKAQPPRPFRMERTQPVSLPLTYESGPDEVRAWLEAKAFSARIVENLGILTGPQLFSLNKDELKKVCGEEGNRVYSQLTVQKAFLEKQQGGSELEELMNKFHSKNQRRMEES, from the exons ATGCATGAGACCTCCCAGTACCACGTCCAG CACTTGGCTACGTTCATCATGGACAAGAGTGAGGCCATCGTGTCTGTGGACGACGCCATCCGGAAGCTGGTGCAGCTGAGCTCCAAGGAGAAGATCTGGACGCAGGAGATGCTGCTGCAGGTCAACGACAAGTCACTGCGGCTGCTGGACGTGGAGACCCAG gaggaGCTGGAGAACTTCCCGCTGCCGACCGTGCGGCACAGCCAGACGGTGCTGAACCAGCTGCGCTACCCGTCCGTGCTGCTGCTCGTGTGCCAGGACTCGGAGCAGAACAAGCCCGACATCCACTTCTTCCACTGCGACGAGGTGGAG GCCGAGCTGGTGCACGAGGACATCGAGAGCGCGCTGGCCGACTGCCGGCTGGGGAAGAAGATGCGGCCGCAGACCCTGAA GGGCCACCAGGAGAAGATCCGGCAGCGGCTGTCGGTCCTGCCTCCCCCGCAGGGCCCGGCCCCCATCCCCTTCCAGCGCCACGGCGGGGACTCCCCTTCCCCCAAGAACCGAGTGGGCCTGCCGCTGCCGCTCAGCGAGCCAA GCTTCCGCCGTCGGGAGTCTCAGGACGAGGAGCCGCGGGCCCTGCTGGCTCAGAAGATAGAGAAGGAGACG CAAATCCTCAACTGCGCCCTGGACGACATCGAGTGGTTCGTGGCTCGGCTGCACAAGGCGTCCGAGGCTTTCAAGCAGCTGAACCAGCgcaagaaggggaagaagaagggGAAGAAGGGGCCAGCAG AGGGCGTTCTCACGCTGCGGGCACGGCCCCCCTCCGAGGCTGAGTTTGTGGACTGTTTCCAGAAAATCAAGCTGGCCATCAACCTGCTT gccaAGCTGCAGAAACACATCCAGAACCCGAGTGCGGCAGAACTCGTGCACTTCCTCTTCGGGCCTCTGGACCTG ATCGTCAGCACCTGTGGTGGCCCCAACATCGCACACTCCGTGTCCAGCCCCCTGCTCTCCCGAGAGGCCGTGGGCTTCCTGCGTGGCCACCTGGTCCCCAAGGAGATGGCACTGTGGGAGTCACTGGGGGAGACCTGGACACGCCCCCG CTCCGAGTGGCCACGGGAGCCGCAGGTGCCTCTCTACGTGCCCAAGTTCCGCAACAGCTGGGAGCCCCCCCTGGACGTGCTGCAGGAGGCTCCCTGGGAAGTAGAGGGGCTGGCGTCCGCCCCCAGTGACGAG CCCACTCCAGTGAGCCGACAGTCCTTTCGAAACTCCCAGAAACACGGCTTCATACCTGAGCCCACATCCCTGGGAGATGTCAGCCCCCCACATTCTCACAG GGGCTACGCGCCCGCACCAGCCATGGCCAAGTACGTCCGCGTGCTCTATGACTTCACGGCCCGCAATGCCACCGAGCTGTCCGTGCTCAAGGACGAGGTCCTGGAG GTGCTGGATGACGGCCACCAGTGGTGGAAGCTTCGCAATCGCAGCGGCCAGGCGGGCTACGTGCCCTGCAACATCCTGGACGAGACCCGGCTGGAGGACGCCCCCCCGGAGCAG GCCGGTCTGAAATACTGGGGTCCTGCCAGTCCGACCCACAAGCTGCCCCCAAGCTTCGCTGGGAACAAAGATG AGCTGATCCACCATATGGACGAGGTCAACGACGAGCTCATCAAGAAGATCAGCCACATCAAGGCGCAGCCGCCACGGCCCTTCCGCATGGAGCGCACCCAGCCCGTGAGCCTGCCGCTCACCTACGAGTCAGGCCCCGATGAGGTCCGCGCCTGGCTGGAGGCCAAGGCCTTCAGCGCCCG GATCGTGGAGAACCTGGGCATCCTGACAGGACCCCAGCTCTTCTCGCTCAACAAAGATGAGCTGAAGAAGGTGTGCGGGGAGGAGGGCAACCGCGTGTACAGCCAGCTCACCGTGCAGAAGGCCTTCCTGGAG AAGCAGCAAGGCGGGTCGGAGCTGGAGGAACTCATGAACAAGTTCCATTCCAAGAACCAGAGAAGGATGGAGGAGAGCTAG
- the TMEM80 gene encoding transmembrane protein 80 isoform X4: MLLYLTGMWCCLYFLATLLMMTYKSQVFSYPRDYLVLDLTLLLLMGILEATRLYFGTKGNLMEAEVPLAASLVLTAGSALLSLYFLLWQTLVLWADVVLSATLLALHSLEAVLQVVAIASFVS; the protein is encoded by the exons ATGCTGCTGTATCTCACTGGGATGTGGTGCTGCCTGTATTTCCTGGCCACACTCCTGATGATGACGTACAAAA GTCAGGTTTTTAGTTATCCTCGTGACTATCTGGTCCTCGACCTGACTCTGCTCCTTCTGATGGGGATTCTGGAAGCAACTCGGTTATACTTTG GCACCAAGGGCAACCTGATGGAGGCCGAGGTGCCGCTGGCCGCCAGCCTGGTCCTCACGGCGGGCAGCGCGCTGCTGTCCCTCTACTTCCTGCTCTGGCAGACCCTGGTGCTGTGGGCAGACGTGGTCCTCAGCGCCACGCTCCTGGCCCTCCACAGCCTGGAGGCCGTCCTGCAGGTAGTGGCCATCGCCAGCTTCGTCAGCTAG
- the TMEM80 gene encoding transmembrane protein 80 isoform X2, with product MAAARRGRASSTVLSSVPLQMLLYLTGMWCCLYFLATLLMMTYKSQVFSYPRDYLVLDLTLLLLMGILEATRLYFGTKGNLMEAEVPLAASLVLTAGSALLSLYFLLWQTLVLWADVVLSATLLALHSLEAVLQVVAIASFVS from the exons ATGGCGGCCGCGCGgcgag GGAGAGCCTCCTCCACGGTG CTCTCGTCGGTCCCTCTTCAGATGCTGCTGTATCTCACTGGGATGTGGTGCTGCCTGTATTTCCTGGCCACACTCCTGATGATGACGTACAAAA GTCAGGTTTTTAGTTATCCTCGTGACTATCTGGTCCTCGACCTGACTCTGCTCCTTCTGATGGGGATTCTGGAAGCAACTCGGTTATACTTTG GCACCAAGGGCAACCTGATGGAGGCCGAGGTGCCGCTGGCCGCCAGCCTGGTCCTCACGGCGGGCAGCGCGCTGCTGTCCCTCTACTTCCTGCTCTGGCAGACCCTGGTGCTGTGGGCAGACGTGGTCCTCAGCGCCACGCTCCTGGCCCTCCACAGCCTGGAGGCCGTCCTGCAGGTAGTGGCCATCGCCAGCTTCGTCAGCTAG
- the TMEM80 gene encoding transmembrane protein 80 isoform X3, with the protein MHGAWSCRPREMLLYLTGMWCCLYFLATLLMMTYKSQVFSYPRDYLVLDLTLLLLMGILEATRLYFGTKGNLMEAEVPLAASLVLTAGSALLSLYFLLWQTLVLWADVVLSATLLALHSLEAVLQVVAIASFVS; encoded by the exons ATGCATGGAGCATGGAGTTGCCGGCCCCGTGAA ATGCTGCTGTATCTCACTGGGATGTGGTGCTGCCTGTATTTCCTGGCCACACTCCTGATGATGACGTACAAAA GTCAGGTTTTTAGTTATCCTCGTGACTATCTGGTCCTCGACCTGACTCTGCTCCTTCTGATGGGGATTCTGGAAGCAACTCGGTTATACTTTG GCACCAAGGGCAACCTGATGGAGGCCGAGGTGCCGCTGGCCGCCAGCCTGGTCCTCACGGCGGGCAGCGCGCTGCTGTCCCTCTACTTCCTGCTCTGGCAGACCCTGGTGCTGTGGGCAGACGTGGTCCTCAGCGCCACGCTCCTGGCCCTCCACAGCCTGGAGGCCGTCCTGCAGGTAGTGGCCATCGCCAGCTTCGTCAGCTAG
- the EPS8L2 gene encoding epidermal growth factor receptor kinase substrate 8-like protein 2 isoform X2, whose product MSQLGSVSYSPGAANGSLGRSDGVAKMSAKDLFEQRKKYSNSNVIMHETSQYHVQHLATFIMDKSEAIVSVDDAIRKLVQLSSKEKIWTQEMLLQVNDKSLRLLDVETQEELENFPLPTVRHSQTVLNQLRYPSVLLLVCQDSEQNKPDIHFFHCDEVEAELVHEDIESALADCRLGKKMRPQTLKGHQEKIRQRLSVLPPPQGPAPIPFQRHGGDSPSPKNRVGLPLPLSEPSFRRRESQDEEPRALLAQKIEKETQILNCALDDIEWFVARLHKASEAFKQLNQRKKGKKKGKKGPAEGVLTLRARPPSEAEFVDCFQKIKLAINLLIVSTCGGPNIAHSVSSPLLSREAVGFLRGHLVPKEMALWESLGETWTRPRSEWPREPQVPLYVPKFRNSWEPPLDVLQEAPWEVEGLASAPSDEPTPVSRQSFRNSQKHGFIPEPTSLGDVSPPHSHRGYAPAPAMAKYVRVLYDFTARNATELSVLKDEVLEVLDDGHQWWKLRNRSGQAGYVPCNILDETRLEDAPPEQAGLKYWGPASPTHKLPPSFAGNKDELIHHMDEVNDELIKKISHIKAQPPRPFRMERTQPVSLPLTYESGPDEVRAWLEAKAFSARIVENLGILTGPQLFSLNKDELKKVCGEEGNRVYSQLTVQKAFLEKQQGGSELEELMNKFHSKNQRRMEES is encoded by the exons ATGAGCCAGTTGGGGTCCGTGAGCTACAGCCCAGGTGCCGCCAA TGGCAGCCTGGGCCGGTCTGACGGTGTGGCAAAGATGAGTGCCAAGGACCTGTTTG AACAGAGGAAGAAGTATTCCAACTCCAACGTCATCATGCATGAGACCTCCCAGTACCACGTCCAG CACTTGGCTACGTTCATCATGGACAAGAGTGAGGCCATCGTGTCTGTGGACGACGCCATCCGGAAGCTGGTGCAGCTGAGCTCCAAGGAGAAGATCTGGACGCAGGAGATGCTGCTGCAGGTCAACGACAAGTCACTGCGGCTGCTGGACGTGGAGACCCAG gaggaGCTGGAGAACTTCCCGCTGCCGACCGTGCGGCACAGCCAGACGGTGCTGAACCAGCTGCGCTACCCGTCCGTGCTGCTGCTCGTGTGCCAGGACTCGGAGCAGAACAAGCCCGACATCCACTTCTTCCACTGCGACGAGGTGGAG GCCGAGCTGGTGCACGAGGACATCGAGAGCGCGCTGGCCGACTGCCGGCTGGGGAAGAAGATGCGGCCGCAGACCCTGAA GGGCCACCAGGAGAAGATCCGGCAGCGGCTGTCGGTCCTGCCTCCCCCGCAGGGCCCGGCCCCCATCCCCTTCCAGCGCCACGGCGGGGACTCCCCTTCCCCCAAGAACCGAGTGGGCCTGCCGCTGCCGCTCAGCGAGCCAA GCTTCCGCCGTCGGGAGTCTCAGGACGAGGAGCCGCGGGCCCTGCTGGCTCAGAAGATAGAGAAGGAGACG CAAATCCTCAACTGCGCCCTGGACGACATCGAGTGGTTCGTGGCTCGGCTGCACAAGGCGTCCGAGGCTTTCAAGCAGCTGAACCAGCgcaagaaggggaagaagaagggGAAGAAGGGGCCAGCAG AGGGCGTTCTCACGCTGCGGGCACGGCCCCCCTCCGAGGCTGAGTTTGTGGACTGTTTCCAGAAAATCAAGCTGGCCATCAACCTGCTT ATCGTCAGCACCTGTGGTGGCCCCAACATCGCACACTCCGTGTCCAGCCCCCTGCTCTCCCGAGAGGCCGTGGGCTTCCTGCGTGGCCACCTGGTCCCCAAGGAGATGGCACTGTGGGAGTCACTGGGGGAGACCTGGACACGCCCCCG CTCCGAGTGGCCACGGGAGCCGCAGGTGCCTCTCTACGTGCCCAAGTTCCGCAACAGCTGGGAGCCCCCCCTGGACGTGCTGCAGGAGGCTCCCTGGGAAGTAGAGGGGCTGGCGTCCGCCCCCAGTGACGAG CCCACTCCAGTGAGCCGACAGTCCTTTCGAAACTCCCAGAAACACGGCTTCATACCTGAGCCCACATCCCTGGGAGATGTCAGCCCCCCACATTCTCACAG GGGCTACGCGCCCGCACCAGCCATGGCCAAGTACGTCCGCGTGCTCTATGACTTCACGGCCCGCAATGCCACCGAGCTGTCCGTGCTCAAGGACGAGGTCCTGGAG GTGCTGGATGACGGCCACCAGTGGTGGAAGCTTCGCAATCGCAGCGGCCAGGCGGGCTACGTGCCCTGCAACATCCTGGACGAGACCCGGCTGGAGGACGCCCCCCCGGAGCAG GCCGGTCTGAAATACTGGGGTCCTGCCAGTCCGACCCACAAGCTGCCCCCAAGCTTCGCTGGGAACAAAGATG AGCTGATCCACCATATGGACGAGGTCAACGACGAGCTCATCAAGAAGATCAGCCACATCAAGGCGCAGCCGCCACGGCCCTTCCGCATGGAGCGCACCCAGCCCGTGAGCCTGCCGCTCACCTACGAGTCAGGCCCCGATGAGGTCCGCGCCTGGCTGGAGGCCAAGGCCTTCAGCGCCCG GATCGTGGAGAACCTGGGCATCCTGACAGGACCCCAGCTCTTCTCGCTCAACAAAGATGAGCTGAAGAAGGTGTGCGGGGAGGAGGGCAACCGCGTGTACAGCCAGCTCACCGTGCAGAAGGCCTTCCTGGAG AAGCAGCAAGGCGGGTCGGAGCTGGAGGAACTCATGAACAAGTTCCATTCCAAGAACCAGAGAAGGATGGAGGAGAGCTAG
- the TMEM80 gene encoding transmembrane protein 80 isoform X1, which yields MAERTRTARGREAAGIAADSAGGAGGQDGGRAARESLLHGGILLRPCWVPCPSDPGLRGMHGAWSCRPREMLLYLTGMWCCLYFLATLLMMTYKSQVFSYPRDYLVLDLTLLLLMGILEATRLYFGTKGNLMEAEVPLAASLVLTAGSALLSLYFLLWQTLVLWADVVLSATLLALHSLEAVLQVVAIASFVS from the exons ATGGCCGAACGGACACGGACGGCGCGGGGCCGAGAGGCTGCCGGGATCGCGGCGGACtcggcgggcggggccggggggcaAGATGGCGGCCGCGCGgcgag GGAGAGCCTCCTCCACGGTGGTATCCTGCTGCGTCCCTGCTGGGTCCCGTGTCCCTCAGACCCAGGCCTCCGCGGGATGCATGGAGCATGGAGTTGCCGGCCCCGTGAA ATGCTGCTGTATCTCACTGGGATGTGGTGCTGCCTGTATTTCCTGGCCACACTCCTGATGATGACGTACAAAA GTCAGGTTTTTAGTTATCCTCGTGACTATCTGGTCCTCGACCTGACTCTGCTCCTTCTGATGGGGATTCTGGAAGCAACTCGGTTATACTTTG GCACCAAGGGCAACCTGATGGAGGCCGAGGTGCCGCTGGCCGCCAGCCTGGTCCTCACGGCGGGCAGCGCGCTGCTGTCCCTCTACTTCCTGCTCTGGCAGACCCTGGTGCTGTGGGCAGACGTGGTCCTCAGCGCCACGCTCCTGGCCCTCCACAGCCTGGAGGCCGTCCTGCAGGTAGTGGCCATCGCCAGCTTCGTCAGCTAG